In Tepidimicrobium xylanilyticum, one DNA window encodes the following:
- a CDS encoding L-ribulose-5-phosphate 4-epimerase: MLEDLKRQVYEANILLPKYELVTFTWGNVSAIDESRRYVVIKPSGVEYDKMTIEDMVVLDLEGNVVEGKLNPSSDTPTHLEVYRNYDNIWGIVHTHSKWATIMAQGRMDIPALGTTHGDYFYGDIPCTRLMSREEIMGNYELETGKLIVETFKERNIDPMETPAILVADHGPFAFGKSAHDAVYNAVVLEEVAFMAWHNIVIHRSERMQQVLLDKHYLRKHGKNAYYGQGKRVIT; encoded by the coding sequence ATGCTGGAAGATTTAAAGAGGCAGGTTTATGAAGCCAATATCTTATTACCTAAATATGAACTTGTAACTTTTACTTGGGGTAATGTTTCGGCAATAGATGAAAGTCGAAGATATGTGGTAATAAAACCCTCTGGCGTAGAATATGACAAGATGACTATTGAGGATATGGTTGTATTAGACTTAGAGGGAAATGTAGTGGAAGGGAAATTAAACCCATCAAGTGATACTCCAACTCACTTAGAAGTATATAGAAATTATGATAATATCTGGGGTATTGTGCATACCCATTCAAAATGGGCTACTATAATGGCTCAAGGTAGAATGGATATTCCAGCTCTAGGAACTACTCATGGAGACTATTTCTATGGAGATATTCCATGTACAAGGCTTATGAGTAGAGAGGAAATAATGGGGAATTATGAATTAGAAACTGGGAAGTTAATAGTTGAAACTTTTAAAGAGAGAAACATTGACCCTATGGAAACACCTGCAATATTAGTAGCAGATCATGGCCCCTTTGCTTTCGGAAAATCAGCTCATGATGCTGTTTATAATGCAGTAGTGTTAGAGGAGGTCGCTTTTATGGCCTGGCATAATATAGTAATCCATAGAAGCGAAAGGATGCAGCAGGTTTTATTGGATAAACATTATTTAAGGAAACATGGGAAAAATGCATATTATGGTCAAGGAAAACGGGTGATAACTTGA
- a CDS encoding Cof-type HAD-IIB family hydrolase, protein MTKDIRLVICDLDGTLLNSEKKITERLKNNVDELHQNGILFSICTGRIPGMMRLYSKKLNIKIPTIASNGAYITDINFQNTIYKKVMDFCQVKGVMEYLRNNNIQFAVLTDCQAYFTGEGDFQTNFILYNRDAASFNMSMEILYVPKVLDGLKDKDITKLLVFTQHDEEAEKVEEYIKVNTNFYCTSSRKNLLDIGPNGVNKGKGVELLANELGIRLEQVCVFGDYYNDISMFNKAGLSIAMGNAVEELKGVADYITDDNDSEGVSKAIEKILLKR, encoded by the coding sequence TTGACAAAGGATATTCGATTAGTTATTTGTGATTTAGATGGTACTCTTTTGAATTCTGAAAAGAAGATAACAGAAAGGTTAAAGAATAATGTAGATGAACTACATCAAAATGGAATACTTTTTAGCATATGTACTGGCAGAATTCCAGGCATGATGAGGTTGTATTCAAAGAAATTGAATATAAAAATTCCTACAATAGCCTCTAATGGAGCTTATATAACGGATATAAATTTTCAAAATACCATCTATAAAAAAGTCATGGATTTCTGCCAGGTTAAAGGAGTAATGGAATATTTAAGAAATAATAATATACAATTTGCCGTACTAACGGATTGCCAAGCTTATTTTACTGGCGAAGGAGATTTTCAGACAAACTTTATACTTTATAATAGGGATGCGGCTTCCTTTAATATGTCTATGGAAATTTTATATGTGCCTAAAGTGTTAGATGGTCTAAAGGATAAAGATATAACTAAACTATTGGTGTTTACACAGCATGATGAAGAGGCAGAAAAGGTTGAGGAATATATTAAGGTAAATACCAACTTCTACTGCACATCAAGCAGGAAAAATCTGCTGGATATTGGTCCGAATGGTGTGAATAAAGGAAAAGGCGTGGAGCTTCTAGCTAATGAGTTAGGAATAAGGCTTGAACAAGTCTGTGTTTTTGGAGATTATTATAATGATATTTCAATGTTTAATAAGGCTGGATTATCCATTGCCATGGGCAATGCAGTAGAGGAATTAAAGGGAGTTGCAGATTATATTACAGATGATAATGATAGCGAAGGCGTGTCTAAAGCTATCGAAAAAATATTATTGAAGAGGTAG
- a CDS encoding PTS sugar transporter subunit IIB, protein MRILVSCANGAGTSLMMKMKVQQALKELGIEIREIRHCSISEGKSAAKNYDVVFCSANFVDMFKDAEAKGVKIIGMKNILSVEEAKDRLKEAGLC, encoded by the coding sequence ATGAGAATTTTAGTATCATGTGCTAATGGCGCAGGTACAAGTTTGATGATGAAGATGAAGGTTCAACAGGCCTTAAAGGAATTAGGAATAGAAATAAGGGAAATTCGTCATTGCTCAATTTCTGAAGGTAAATCAGCAGCAAAGAATTATGATGTAGTATTTTGTTCAGCAAATTTCGTAGATATGTTTAAGGACGCCGAGGCCAAAGGAGTTAAGATTATAGGCATGAAGAACATTCTATCAGTTGAAGAGGCTAAGGATAGATTAAAAGAAGCGGGATTGTGCTAG
- a CDS encoding PTS ascorbate transporter subunit IIC — MFIWDFFVSNILTQPAYFIGLMVLVGYILLRKPWYESLAGFIKATVGYMILQVGSGGLVSNFRPILVGLKDRFNLSAVVIDPYFGQNAVTAGMERMGRAFTQVMILLLIAFIFNIILVRFKKYTKIRSLFTTGHVQMQQAATAFWLILFCFPQLGNTQILLIMSIVLGLYWAVGSNLTVEISQELTGGAGFCIAHQQMFGLYVFSKLADKIGKKGSSKKLEDVELPGFLSIFNENMVSTSILMTIFFGAILLVLGKPYLVEQGFMNEGANFFFYILTTSLNFAVYLAILQLGVRTFVGELTESFQGISSRLLPGAVPGIDCAAAYGFGSQNAVTIGFLFGALGQFLAIIALIALKSPTIIVAGFVPVFFDNATIAVFANNKGGYKAAMIAPFIAGLCQVFGSAFIAGMVGLSQYGGYLGMWDWAVVWPTFTVVMKNLSYLGLALVVAFLVVIPQIQYRRNKETYFLVTDDYEEYSKIVAKN; from the coding sequence ATGTTTATTTGGGACTTTTTTGTCAGCAATATTCTGACACAACCAGCATATTTTATTGGTTTGATGGTTTTAGTAGGGTATATATTATTGAGAAAGCCTTGGTATGAGTCTTTGGCAGGATTTATTAAAGCTACAGTAGGATACATGATTTTGCAAGTTGGTTCTGGTGGATTAGTATCTAACTTTAGACCAATACTAGTTGGACTAAAGGATAGATTTAACTTATCGGCAGTAGTAATAGATCCGTATTTTGGTCAAAATGCTGTTACAGCAGGAATGGAAAGAATGGGTAGAGCATTTACTCAAGTTATGATATTATTGCTTATCGCATTTATTTTCAATATTATACTAGTACGATTTAAGAAATATACAAAAATACGTTCATTATTTACAACAGGTCATGTGCAAATGCAGCAAGCTGCAACTGCTTTTTGGCTTATACTATTTTGCTTCCCTCAATTGGGTAATACTCAAATACTATTAATTATGTCAATAGTTCTTGGACTTTACTGGGCAGTTGGTTCCAATTTAACTGTAGAAATTAGTCAGGAATTGACTGGTGGAGCAGGTTTCTGTATAGCTCATCAACAGATGTTTGGACTTTATGTTTTCTCTAAATTAGCTGATAAGATTGGTAAAAAAGGTAGTAGTAAGAAATTAGAAGATGTAGAATTACCAGGATTTTTATCAATATTTAATGAAAATATGGTATCTACTTCAATACTAATGACCATTTTCTTTGGAGCTATTTTATTAGTATTAGGAAAACCTTACCTGGTAGAACAAGGATTTATGAATGAAGGAGCCAACTTCTTCTTCTACATTCTAACTACTTCACTTAACTTTGCTGTTTATCTGGCAATATTACAACTTGGAGTTAGAACATTCGTAGGAGAGTTAACTGAATCCTTCCAAGGTATTTCTTCAAGATTGCTACCAGGAGCTGTGCCTGGCATTGACTGTGCTGCAGCTTATGGTTTTGGGTCACAAAATGCTGTTACTATAGGATTCTTATTTGGAGCATTGGGACAATTCTTAGCCATAATAGCCTTAATAGCATTGAAGAGTCCTACAATAATAGTGGCAGGTTTCGTTCCTGTATTCTTTGATAATGCAACAATTGCAGTATTTGCTAATAACAAGGGTGGATATAAGGCAGCTATGATAGCACCATTTATAGCTGGTCTATGTCAAGTATTTGGTTCAGCATTTATTGCTGGAATGGTTGGATTATCACAATATGGTGGTTACCTTGGAATGTGGGACTGGGCAGTTGTATGGCCTACATTTACAGTAGTAATGAAAAATTTAAGCTACCTTGGTCTAGCATTGGTAGTAGCATTCCTAGTTGTTATACCACAAATTCAATATAGAAGAAATAAGGAGACATACTTCTTAGTTACTGATGACTATGAAGAATATAGCAAAATTGTAGCTAAAAATTAA
- a CDS encoding PTS sugar transporter subunit IIA has product MLGQIIENKHYTFKIAFDSWEDAIRASCEPLIKDGSVDPSYADEIIECVKKYGPYIVIAPMIALPHAQENARGVYKTAVSFMKVEEVVKFDEEDREKDAKLFFTIASENHDKHLENLTKLAEMLSNQDIVDELLDAKGLEDLKAIVSKYNL; this is encoded by the coding sequence ATGTTAGGGCAGATTATAGAAAATAAACATTACACTTTTAAAATAGCCTTTGATTCGTGGGAGGATGCCATAAGGGCATCCTGCGAACCACTGATTAAGGATGGCTCTGTAGATCCTAGTTATGCTGATGAGATAATAGAATGTGTTAAAAAATATGGTCCATATATAGTAATAGCGCCGATGATAGCTTTGCCTCATGCTCAGGAAAATGCTCGGGGAGTCTATAAAACTGCAGTTTCTTTTATGAAGGTTGAAGAGGTAGTCAAGTTCGACGAAGAAGACAGGGAAAAGGATGCCAAATTGTTTTTTACAATTGCCTCGGAAAATCACGATAAACATCTTGAAAATCTAACAAAATTGGCGGAAATGTTATCTAACCAAGATATAGTTGATGAATTGCTAGATGCTAAGGGTTTAGAGGATTTGAAGGCAATTGTTTCAAAATACAATTTATAA
- the ulaG gene encoding L-ascorbate 6-phosphate lactonase yields the protein MKMIDEITRESWILGAFPEWGTWLNEEIDEEIVEPGTFAMWWIGCTGIWIKTENNTNIAIDLWFGNGKRTKKVKEMAPFHQMRNMTGGRMTQPNLRAAPIVLDPFAVTKVDAVLSTHYHNDHIDPFFAAAVIKNCDENVPFIGPKESVKKWISYGVPEERCKVVVPGDVVKINDVEIIVLDSFDRTCLVTTDEDIRGVCPTDMDEKAVNFLIKTPAGSVYHSGDSHYSIYYAKHGKDYNIDIALGSYGENPVGCQDKMTSIDILRMAEALRCKVVIPIHYDVWTNFKADPLEILLLYNYKKDVLQYKFHPFIWDVGGKYVWPRDKDLIQYHYRRGFEDCFTEEQNVPFRSIL from the coding sequence ATGAAGATGATAGATGAGATCACAAGGGAAAGTTGGATACTCGGAGCATTTCCTGAGTGGGGCACGTGGTTAAATGAAGAAATTGATGAGGAAATTGTAGAGCCTGGTACTTTTGCAATGTGGTGGATTGGCTGTACTGGTATCTGGATAAAGACTGAAAACAATACGAATATTGCTATTGACCTTTGGTTTGGAAATGGTAAGAGAACTAAAAAGGTTAAGGAAATGGCTCCTTTCCATCAAATGAGAAATATGACTGGTGGTAGGATGACTCAACCAAACTTAAGAGCTGCACCTATAGTACTTGACCCTTTTGCAGTTACCAAAGTTGATGCTGTATTATCAACCCATTATCACAATGATCATATTGATCCATTCTTTGCAGCAGCAGTTATTAAAAACTGTGATGAAAACGTTCCGTTTATTGGACCAAAGGAATCAGTTAAAAAATGGATAAGCTATGGAGTTCCGGAAGAAAGATGTAAGGTTGTAGTCCCAGGAGATGTGGTAAAGATAAATGATGTAGAAATTATAGTCTTAGATAGTTTTGATAGAACGTGTCTTGTAACTACTGATGAAGACATTAGGGGAGTTTGCCCAACGGATATGGATGAAAAGGCGGTTAACTTTTTAATTAAAACTCCTGCTGGAAGTGTATATCATAGTGGGGATTCACATTATTCAATTTACTATGCTAAGCATGGAAAAGATTATAACATTGATATTGCATTGGGATCTTATGGTGAGAATCCAGTAGGTTGTCAAGATAAGATGACATCAATAGACATATTAAGAATGGCGGAAGCTCTCCGCTGTAAGGTAGTTATTCCAATCCATTATGATGTATGGACGAATTTCAAGGCAGATCCGCTGGAAATACTGCTACTTTACAACTATAAGAAAGATGTGCTGCAATATAAATTTCATCCATTTATTTGGGATGTAGGCGGAAAGTATGTATGGCCTAGGGATAAAGATTTAATTCAGTATCATTATAGAAGAGGCTTCGAAGATTGCTTTACTGAAGAGCAAAATGTGCCATTTAGATCTATTTTATAG
- a CDS encoding DeoR/GlpR family DNA-binding transcription regulator yields MKNNMNIVNSRREKIMNILKTERSIKVADLSEILEVSPLTIRRDLEYLAKLGLIERFHGGANLVEEPIDKENMILSQKKNAIAKKAAEFINDNETIFINSSSTALLTLQHLKDKRVTVITNNGKALGLDIDSKISLVLTGGDIKFPKAALSGEFAISNLSKVTATRSIIGVSGLSFEMGLTSFYLDEVAVNQLMLTRVSEGAIVVTDSSKLGRNETFVSGEISTISMLITDRDADRAFVEKLEKMGIQVILVDY; encoded by the coding sequence ATGAAAAACAATATGAATATTGTCAATTCCAGACGCGAGAAGATAATGAACATTCTTAAAACAGAGAGATCCATTAAAGTTGCAGATCTATCGGAAATTCTTGAAGTATCTCCTTTGACTATAAGAAGGGATTTAGAATACTTGGCAAAACTTGGCCTAATTGAAAGATTTCATGGAGGAGCAAATCTAGTAGAAGAACCCATCGATAAGGAAAATATGATTTTAAGCCAAAAGAAAAATGCCATTGCTAAAAAAGCCGCAGAGTTTATCAACGATAATGAAACTATATTTATAAATTCTTCCTCAACAGCCCTTTTAACTTTACAACATTTAAAAGATAAAAGGGTTACCGTTATTACCAATAATGGTAAAGCTTTAGGTTTAGATATAGACAGTAAAATATCTTTGGTATTAACCGGTGGAGATATTAAATTCCCTAAAGCAGCATTATCAGGAGAATTTGCCATAAGCAACTTATCCAAGGTTACAGCAACTAGATCCATAATTGGTGTAAGTGGTTTAAGTTTTGAAATGGGGTTAACTTCCTTCTATTTGGATGAAGTAGCTGTAAACCAGCTCATGCTTACTAGAGTGTCGGAAGGTGCCATAGTAGTAACAGACAGCAGCAAACTGGGCCGTAACGAAACTTTTGTATCTGGAGAAATTTCAACTATATCCATGTTAATAACCGACAGAGACGCAGATAGAGCCTTTGTAGAAAAGTTAGAAAAAATGGGCATACAAGTTATTTTAGTTGATTATTAA
- a CDS encoding polysaccharide deacetylase family protein yields the protein MKRFMFSLLIAIILIGNITPIAYGEEVELSIEEEKYLLLKEENLRLRKEILRLRNQLSKRKAIKIPVLMYHHLLKQEDIEKYNWSNNTNIISVEAFQEQMDYLYENDFYTATLDELRSFLDGEITLPEKTVVITFDDGYLSNALYAYPILKNYNFRGTIFMLGYRVNDVQAPFDPSTTQSISIYEAYKYEDVFDYESHTYALHDEDENGGKLLISSDKNLILEDLKKSKELLNAKYFAYPFGKYDENTIEYLKETGYEMAFTIKPGYITKESDKYELPRFNISPHTPLSRFKRIVNGIEDIVPQSNKDPS from the coding sequence ATGAAAAGATTTATGTTTTCACTATTAATAGCAATTATACTAATAGGAAATATTACCCCTATAGCCTACGGAGAAGAGGTAGAGCTATCCATAGAAGAAGAAAAGTATCTATTACTTAAGGAAGAAAATTTAAGATTAAGAAAGGAAATACTCAGGTTAAGGAACCAATTAAGTAAAAGAAAAGCGATAAAAATACCAGTCCTCATGTATCACCATCTATTGAAACAAGAGGATATAGAAAAATACAATTGGTCTAATAATACTAATATAATATCAGTAGAAGCCTTTCAAGAACAAATGGATTATCTGTACGAAAATGATTTTTATACTGCAACCTTAGATGAACTTAGGTCCTTTTTAGATGGAGAAATTACTCTGCCAGAAAAAACTGTAGTTATTACCTTCGATGATGGTTATTTAAGCAATGCTTTGTACGCTTATCCAATTCTAAAAAATTATAATTTCAGAGGAACCATCTTTATGTTAGGATATAGGGTCAATGATGTTCAAGCTCCTTTTGACCCCAGTACTACCCAATCTATCAGCATATACGAAGCCTATAAATATGAGGATGTATTCGATTACGAGAGCCATACCTACGCCCTTCATGATGAAGATGAAAATGGAGGCAAATTGCTCATATCATCAGATAAAAACCTAATCCTTGAAGACTTAAAAAAGAGCAAGGAATTATTAAATGCTAAATATTTTGCCTATCCCTTTGGTAAGTATGATGAAAATACCATAGAATATTTAAAGGAAACTGGATACGAAATGGCCTTTACAATCAAACCAGGATATATAACTAAAGAATCGGATAAATACGAATTACCAAGATTCAATATATCTCCTCATACGCCTTTAAGTAGGTTCAAGAGAATAGTAAATGGAATTGAAGATATAGTGCCACAATCTAACAAAGACCCATCCTAG